The DNA window CACAGCGGCCAGTCCACCCGGACTGGCCGCTGCTTCATGGGCCGCGCACGCCGCTACCATCGGCACATGACCTCGAACGCGCGGCGCCTGCGGGACTTCCACCATGCCATCGGGCTGCGGCCGCCGGACGCGCCGACCGTGCCCGCGCCCGCGCTGCTGGCCCTGCGCCGCACCCTGATCGACGAGGAAGTCGCGGAGGTTCGGGCCGAATTCACGGCGCTCTCGGCCCGGCTGGACGCCGGCGACGCGCCGGAGCCGGACGCCCTGGTGGCCCTCGCGCACGAACTTGCGGACCTGCTGTATGTCACGTACGGCGCACTCGACACCCTGGGCATCGACGCGGACGCCGTGTTCGCGGAGGTGCACCGCGCGAACCTGAGCAAGGCGAGCGGGCCACGCCGCGCCGACGGCAAGCAGCTCAAGCCCGAGGGCTGGCAGCCGGCGGACGTGGCCGGCGTGCTGGCCCGCCAGGAACGCGTGGGCTGACCCCGACCGGAACGGAGCCGGGGGAAGCGGTCACCCGGCTTCCCCCGTTCCCGTCTGGTCACGTCAGAACGGCGTGTCCTGCTCGGCGGCGGGCGGGGCCGGACGCGTGGCGGTGGCCGCCGCGGCGGGCCGGGTGGGGGCCGGGCGGGCGGCCTGCGGCGTGGCCGGGGCCTGGGCCGGGCGCCCGCCGGGAATGGCGTAGCGCTCCTGGCGTTTGCCGCCGCGGAAGATCGCCAGCGTGACGTACTCGAACTCCCCGTCGGACTTCTCGCGCAGGTGCTCGGGATCGGTGCTCTTGGCGCCGCGCGAGTACTTCACGGCGGCGGGGAGCTTCATCTTGCGGCTGTCCACGGCCTCGAGTTCGCGGCGGCGGTAGGCGTGCCCCTTGTGGATCACGAGGTCCTCACCGTCGGGGCTCGTCCACTTGCGGGCGCCGATCAGCGTCCAGTCGAAGTCGGCCTCGTTGTCGAGCGGGAACTGGTAGCCGCCGGTGGGGACCTCGCCGCTGGTCCACCCCAGGCGGCCGTACTGGCGCTGAACGTCGAGCAGTTTGTCAGCGCTGTCCACGTCGACCGTGACTCGCGCCCCCAGGTCCGTCAGAAATTCAATGTGTAGCATCGTCCCTCCTTACGTAAATAACATAACACATTCAACCGAGTTGTGTCAGCCCACGCGGGTGAGGACGTAGTACGCCCGCTCGCCCTCACGCGCCAGCCCACTCACCTCGTAGCCGCCCGCCAGATAGCCCGACAGCGCGTCCCGCAGCGCCAGCCGCCACGCCCGGCGCAGCGCCACCGTCAGCGTCTCCGGGCGGGTCGGGACCTCCACCAGCACGCGCTCCGCGTCCAGTCCCCCGGCCACCGGCCCCGGCCCGGTCTCTCCGGCGGCCAGCGCCACCGCACCCTCGGCACGCTCGGGCGGGCGTTCTACCGACGGCCGGGTCAGGTCCCACTCGATCATCAGGCGGTCGGCCGGTTCCGCCGCGGCCCGGTCGTCCGAGAGCGCGTACCAGTCCGGGTGGTACGCGCGCGCCACCGCGCCCAGCTTGCCCAGGTTCAGGCGGGCGTTGCGCGCCACCAGCGGGTCGAAGGTCCACGTCATGTGCGTGTAGCCCTGCGCCAGCGCCCGCTCCCGCTGCGCGAGCTTCAGCGCCACGGCCATGCCGCTGCTGCGCCAAGTCGGCCGCACCGCCAGCAGGTGCGAGTGGTGCCACTCCCGCCCGGCCACGCGCGCCGGGAAGCCGTACGCGAGCCCCACCGGCACGTCCTGCGCGTCGCCCGCCGCCGGGTACGCCGCAAGCACGACGCCGCCCGTCGCGGCGCTGATCCGGAACATGGTGCCGGGCAGCACCTCGCGGTCGGGGTACCCCCACGCGTCCACCTGCACATCCTCCAGCGCCCGCAGGTCCCACGGGTCCGTCACGTCCCGGATCACGAACGCCCGCGCGGCATCGGCGGCGCCGCTCAAGGGTGGAATTCCTCCTGCAGTTCGGCCACGCGCTCCACGAACTCGCGGTTGAGCGTCACGCCGATCCCCGCACCGGCCGGCACCGGCATCACGCCGCCCTGCGCCTCCAGCGGCTCGTTCACCACGTCCGTCTCCCAGTAGCGGCTCGCGCTGCTCGTGTCGCCCGGCAGCGTGAAGTTCGGCAGGGTCGACAGGTGGATGTTGTGCGCCCGGCCCACACCGCTCTCGAGCATGCCGCCGCACCACACCGGCGCCCCGAAGGCCTGCGCGATGTCGTGCACGCGCCGCGCCTCCGCGTGCCCGCCCACCCGCGCGACCTTGATGTTGATCACGCGGCCCGCGTCCAGCGCCAGGCCCTTGCGGGCGTCCGCGGCGCTCGCCACGCTCTCGTCCAGACACAGTGGTGTCTGGATGCGGCCCTGCAGGGTCGCGTGATCCACCAGGTCGTCCCACGCGAGCGGCTGCTCGATGTATGTCAGGGCGTAGTCGTCCAGCGCCCGCAGGCGCCCCGTGTCGGCCAACGTGTACGCCGAGTTCGCGTCCACCGTCAGACGGATGTCCGGGAAGGCCTCGCGCACCGCGCGCACCGGCTGCACGTCCCACCCGGGCTTGATCTTCAGCTTGATACGCCGGTAGCCCTGCTCCACGTGACGGCGCACCACGTCCACCGTCGCGGCCTCGTCGGCCTGGATGCCCAGGCTCACGCCGACCTCCACGCTGTCCTTGCGGCCGCCCAGCAGGGTGCCCAACGGCACGTTCAGCATCCGCGCCCACAGGTCCCACGCGGCCATCTCGACCATGGCGCGCGCCATGCGGTTGCCCCGGAAGCTGCCCAGCGCTGCCTCCAGCGCCTCCGGGTTGGCGAAGGTCTGGCCCAGGATGCGCGGCAGGAAGACCTCGCGCAGCAGGTGCAGGGCGCCGGCGATGGTTTCCTCTCGGTACATGGGCGCGAACTCCATGGTGCCCTCGGACAGGCCCTGTATGCCGTCTCCGTGCAGGACCAGCAGGGGCACGACCTTCTCGGTCTGGACGCCGAAGCTCGTCTCGAACCGGAATTTCAGCGGCAGGCGCACGACCATCAGTTCAGCAGCGTGGATGCGGAGCATGCGCCCAGTATGGAGTGCCGGCCAGGCGGCGAGTCGATCCCCGGCACCGGACCGGGAACGGGCTGCCCACCCCGGCACCGCACACCCTGGCGGACGTGAGACGTGGATTGATTTTCGCTGTACTGGACGCCCGTTCTGCGGCCGGTGCGCGCGACCCACAATGTCTTGGCTAAGTGTGGCCGGGGGGGAGTTGACAGATTGAGGCGTGGCCTGT is part of the Deinococcus metalli genome and encodes:
- a CDS encoding single-stranded DNA-binding protein; translated protein: MLHIEFLTDLGARVTVDVDSADKLLDVQRQYGRLGWTSGEVPTGGYQFPLDNEADFDWTLIGARKWTSPDGEDLVIHKGHAYRRRELEAVDSRKMKLPAAVKYSRGAKSTDPEHLREKSDGEFEYVTLAIFRGGKRQERYAIPGGRPAQAPATPQAARPAPTRPAAAATATRPAPPAAEQDTPF
- a CDS encoding acyl-CoA acyltransferase; protein product: MSGAADAARAFVIRDVTDPWDLRALEDVQVDAWGYPDREVLPGTMFRISAATGGVVLAAYPAAGDAQDVPVGLAYGFPARVAGREWHHSHLLAVRPTWRSSGMAVALKLAQRERALAQGYTHMTWTFDPLVARNARLNLGKLGAVARAYHPDWYALSDDRAAAEPADRLMIEWDLTRPSVERPPERAEGAVALAAGETGPGPVAGGLDAERVLVEVPTRPETLTVALRRAWRLALRDALSGYLAGGYEVSGLAREGERAYYVLTRVG
- the menC gene encoding o-succinylbenzoate synthase: MLRIHAAELMVVRLPLKFRFETSFGVQTEKVVPLLVLHGDGIQGLSEGTMEFAPMYREETIAGALHLLREVFLPRILGQTFANPEALEAALGSFRGNRMARAMVEMAAWDLWARMLNVPLGTLLGGRKDSVEVGVSLGIQADEAATVDVVRRHVEQGYRRIKLKIKPGWDVQPVRAVREAFPDIRLTVDANSAYTLADTGRLRALDDYALTYIEQPLAWDDLVDHATLQGRIQTPLCLDESVASAADARKGLALDAGRVINIKVARVGGHAEARRVHDIAQAFGAPVWCGGMLESGVGRAHNIHLSTLPNFTLPGDTSSASRYWETDVVNEPLEAQGGVMPVPAGAGIGVTLNREFVERVAELQEEFHP